Proteins encoded by one window of Cannabis sativa cultivar Pink pepper isolate KNU-18-1 chromosome 4, ASM2916894v1, whole genome shotgun sequence:
- the LOC115715010 gene encoding large ribosomal subunit protein eL30 encodes MVATKKTKKTHESINSRLALVVKSGKFTLGYKTVLESLRSSKGKLIIISNNCPPLRKSEIEYYAMLAKIGVHHYNGNNVDLGTACGKYFRVSCLSIIDPGDSDIIKTLPGVQ; translated from the exons ATGGTGGCCACCAAGAAAACA AAGAAGACACACGAGAGCATCAACAGCAGACTCGCTTTGGTGGTGAAGAGTGGAAAGTTCACTCTGGGGTACAAGACCGTGCTTGAGTCCCTCAGAAGCTCCAAGG GAAAGCTGATCATTATCTCGAACAATTGCCCGCCCCTGAGGAAATCCGAGATCGAATATTATGCAATGCTTGCCAAAATTGGAGTTCACCATTACAACGGAA ACAATGTGGACTTGGGAACAGCCTGTGGAAAGTACTTCCGCGTTTCTTGCCTTAGCATTATTGATCCAG GTGATTCTGATATCATCAAGACATTGCCAGGTGTCCAGTAA